A part of Populus alba chromosome 8, ASM523922v2, whole genome shotgun sequence genomic DNA contains:
- the LOC118042374 gene encoding major allergen Pru ar 1, with protein MYHKTILQLQIFYSLSIFSDHSIYITMGVITLENEFLVAVSPAKLFKAYCLDTDALMPKILPEYIKSSEIIEGNGGPGTVRKITFVEGKGLNYVKQKIEAIDEENFTYSFSVIEADVWKFAEVEKVIYENKFVPTPEGGSICKRTSTYHIKGDGEINKDKIKDVYGKKTQALFKVVEAYFLANPDA; from the exons ATGTACCACAAAACCATCCTTCAACTCCAAATATTCTACTCCTTGTCGATCTTCTCTGATCATTCTATCTACATTACAATGGGTGTCATCactttggaaaatgaattcctcgTTGCTGTGTCTCCAGCCAAGCTTTTCAAGGCATATTGCCTTGACACCGACGCTCTTATGCCTAAAATTCTACCAGAATATATCAAGAGCTCTGAGATAATTGAAGGGAATGGAGGACCAGGAACTGTCAGGAAGATTACTTTTGTTGAAG GGAAAGGGCTCAATTATGTGAAGCAAAAGATTGAAGCAATCGACGAAGAGAACTTCACCTATAGCTTCAGCGTGATTGAAGCTGACGTTTGGAAGTTCGCCGAAGTTGAGAAAGTTATTTACGAGAACAAGTTTGTGCCTACTCCTGAAGGAGGATCCATCTGCAAGAGAACCAGCACATATCACATCAAAGGTGATGGTGAGATCaacaaagataaaatcaagGACGTATATGGCAAAAAGACACAGGCCTTGTTCAAGGTCGTTGAAGCTTACTTCTTGGCAAATCCTGATGCCTAA